In Acidisarcina polymorpha, the DNA window GAATGACGAAATCAACCTCGAGCTGTCGCAATTGGGGGAATACGCTGGAATCTTTGGTCATTTCTGATCTGGCTCGTATGTGATTCCATCTTTTGGAGGCTCGTAAGACGGAATACCAACTCGATCCAACTTCTCAAAATTGAAGAATACCTCGTCGCCATGCTTCCGAAACCACGCGTCTGAGATGGGGCCGTCAATCTTCGCTTTCACCTCGGATTTACGGACGTACTCGTCATATTCTTCCGTCTGATCCTCACCTTCTTCCCCATCCTCTTCGGTAAGCCCAGAATCGTCTTCTTCTTCCTCAACATCGTCCGAATCGCTACCGTCATCATCATCGTCGTCGCTCGCTACATCCTCTTGCTCGTCTTCATCGTTGTCAGAGGTGTCGGATTCCTCTTCATCGCTGACCTCGTTATGAAAATCAACCTCCTCCTGCTCGGCGACTCTCAAGGCAGAAGCGATCGTCTGTAGCTCACTTCCTATAGAGAAATGACCTTTTGTTTCCACCTCTAACATCGAAGTAAAACGTTCGCTAGTCTGTTGAAGGATTCGGAGTGATAGCAGGAGATCGGGATAACTCGGGTTGTCGCCAGCAGGCACGAAGGATTTCAAACGACCTAGGTAAGCGTCTCGAAATATGAGCGCCTTAGCATCCGCTATCTGCGCATTGACAACCTCTACGAGCAGATCGGAGGGAGGCACCACCGACTTGCTTTTGGTGAGTTTATCGACTTCTTCGTACAGACCTCGGAGCTGGCTCGTCTGTGCCAAGTGATTCTGGTGAGCCTTCCGGATGGCGTCTCCGAACTTCCCGTGTTTATCCAGTGCGGCTATAGCTGAATCCAACTGCTCTCTTCTCGAAAATTCCATCTGCCGCCTCTTTGGCTCGGGATTCCACCTCGCCTATATCGGGTCTCCCATACAGCCTCGACGGGACCGGTTACTATTTTCGCACGCAGACGAACGCACGACAGCGCGAACTGTCTATTACTGAATATTGGTGTCCTGCTGCTGAGTCGCGTGGTTCTTGGTCGCTTGGAAAGAGAAGCATCGATTGGTCCCGTGAAGTCGGCCAGCGTCCACGAATGTCTCCGCTCCACCTGCCTCTGCGCGCCCTATTCCTACCCGCAACGTACGCCCGAAGAACAACTGCCAAAGCAATCTCCGCGCGGTTCGCGCTAATGCAAGGAAACCAAGCCTACTGAGGGACTCCGTCCCTGGCGCGCGACAAGAGGCACCCCAATCTTCCGCGCTTCGCTTGTGCAGACCTCCGCAACGCTACGCCCCCTCCACTCCGCTGATCGCTCCGTTCCAAGGGTGGGGAACCCCACCTCTTGCACTTGCCGCCCCTGCTGGCGTGGGCCAGGGCCAAGGCGTGTTTGTTAGCAAACACAGCACAGCCATTCAAAAACGGAGGAACTACCCAATGAGCAGCACGACAGCAAATCCCTACCGCATCAGCTTGACCGAAATGCTGAAACAAGAAGGACGCACCTTTGAGGCTATGGCCGAAGAGGTGATGTTTGGCGACGCGAACGCACTCGCGCTTTGTACCGAGCATTGCGAGGTGGAACCAGACGGCACATGCCCCCACGGTTGCCCCTCCTTCATGCGAGCTGCAGGCCTCATCTAGCACCGACCCTACCACCGCACCATACGACCCGAAGGAGAGAAAACCCGATGAGCTACACCGCTACCTATTCCCCCGAAGACAACAAACTCCGCCTCTACTCCAACAACCCGCCTCGACAGCGAGACGTATGCTCGCGTGAAAGCTGCCGGTTTCATTTGGGCACCAAAGCAAGACCTATTCGTCGCGCCGATGTGGACACACAGCCGCGAGGATTTGCTTATTGAGCTGGCCGGGGAGATCGAAGACGAAGACAGGAGCCTAGTAGACCGCGCCGAGGAACGCGCCGACCGCTTCAGCGACTACAAAGAGAGCCGCATCGAAGACGCGCAACGCGCACATGATGCCGTCCACCGCATCGCCGACAATATCCCGTTTGGTCAGCCTATTCTCGTCGGCCACCACAGCGAACGCCATGCCCGGAAGGACGCCGAGCGCATCGAGAACGGCATGAGGAAGACGGTCCAGATGTGGCAGACCGCCCGTTACTGGGAACAACGCGCAGCAGGAGCACTCCACCACGCGAAGTATAAGGCGCTTCCCGGCGTCCGCCATCGCCGCATTAAGGGATTGGAAGCCGACAAACGCAAGCAGGAGCGCAACAAACAAGAAGCCGAGATGTGGCTAAAACTCTGGACTAAATGCGCCAACGAACCGGACAAGGAACTCCAGGCTAAGGTTGCTCTTCGCATCGCTGCGATGTGCCATCTACACATGCCACGCAAGGAAGGCGACCGCGAAGACTTCCAGCACACCCCGAGCGCATACGACGCGCTACAGGGCAGTTTCCCGACACTCTACCTACCCCGCACCTTGGACGAGGTTCTAGCGGTTGCTCTCGAAACTTACCCTCGTGTCATTCCCACTTATGACCGCTGGATCGACCACTATACGAACCGTATCGCTTACGAGAAGGCAATGCTGGGGGAGACTGGAGGCCTCGCCGCCGACCGATTCAATTTTGAAGTTGGGGGCAAGGTCTTTATTGGAGATGAGTGGCTTGTAATTCTGAAGATCAACAAGACCGGCGACGCCATCAGCAGCCTAACCACTACACCGCGCCGTTACTTCTACGGGAGCAAATACAAAGCCGGTATCGAGAGCGTCAAGGATTATCAGGCACCGAAGCCCGAGGAGACCGCAGCAGTCAAGGCAGCTAGCAAGCTCCCCCCCGATGTGCAACTATCCCGGCGACGGCTTCAAACACATGACGACAGACGAATGGAAGCGAAAGAAGATGTCCGACGTTCCACAGTCTACGACTCACGCCGCGACCGATACCCACGGAGCGTACCGCACCCGCTCGACATGGGCCGGAAACTGGAAGACCGTTTCTGTCTATCTCACCGACGCCAAGCGTATCGACCCACCCCCGAAGCAAGCTCCGTTGACCCCAGCGGAGCCCACCGCCCCCGAGACGCTTGCAACGATGGCGCAAGACCTGAAGGCACAAAACCCAGTCCCGACGCCGCACACACCGCGCCAGCATGACGAGCGCATCCCCTCGCACGATGAACTGCACGAAATGAAGAAGACCGCCGCTCAGGGCGTCGTGATCGTAGCCGTTCCGCAACTCTTCCCCACTCCGCCCGAGTTGGCAGACCGTATGGTCGCGCTTGCGGACATTCGCCCCGGGCAACAGGTTTTAGAACCCTCCGCAGGAACAGGCCGAATCATTGATGCGATTCGCCGCAATGCTCACGGCTACGCGATCACAGCTGTTGAGCTGAATTGCAATATGGCCCACCGGCTCCGCACGATTGATTGTGTCGATGACACACGGCAGGCCGATTTCTTGGAGTGCAACGGCGATCTAGGAACATTCGACCGCATTGTTATGAATCCTCCGTTTTCGAACGCAGATGATATCAAGCACATTATGCACGCCTTGAAGATGTTGAAGCCCGGAGACCGACTGGTCGCCATCTGTGCCAACGGCCCGAGGCAGAACGACAAGCTAAGGCCCATCGTTGAAGCGCGCGGCGGTATCTGGGAAGAATTGCCTTCCGATACTTTCATCAGCACAGGTACAAGCGTTCGCACCGTGCTCCTCATGCTGGACGCATAACCAGGTGCCGCCCGCTTCAGAGTAAACCGCCGCGATGCGAACTCCGAAGCGGGCGCAAGGGGACAAACCCCGTCGGTTTTTCCCCTTGACCGTTTTTCCCGCCATACGGAGACAACGCTGAGACAGGCGCTATCCTGTTCCTATGTGCGGACGATACGGACGACGAAGCGACAAGCAATACATCGCAGAGCACTACGCCATGCGCCGCAAGATTGCCGATCTTCCGCCCATGCCACCTGGGTACAACATCACCCCCGGCACATTCCAACCAGTTGTGCGCCTAAGTGAAGAAACAGGCGAGCGGGAGATGAGCCTAATGGAGTGGGGCCTGGTTCCGTATTGGTCGAAAATGCACAAGATGGTCTCGAATTGTGCCCGCGATGACAAGCTCACCATTAGCGGGGCATGGATCAAGCCTTTTCAGCAACGCCGATGCCTGATTCCCGGTGAGTTCTTCTATGAGTGGGAGGTACCCACTCCAGAGGATAAGAACGAAAGATCACTAAACCGTGGGCGGTTGCGCTCACGGATGACAGGCTCTTTTCATTCGGCGGCATCTGGGATAGGTGGAAGGATAGAGCAAGCGGCAACGTGCTGGAGAGCTTCGCAATCGTCACCGTGGACCCGAACGAGGTTCTTGAGCCATTTCACAATCGCTGTCCACTCATCCTTGAGCCGAAGGACTACGACCACTGGCTTGCGCCCGCCGAATCTTCGCACCTGCCGATTGATCTTGTGAGGACATACCCTTCTGAAAGTATGAAGGCGTGGAGAGTAGCGCCGTTGAAGGGCGATGGCCCGCAATTGCTGGAGCCTTTGACAACCCAACCTGAGGCAATGCAAGTCACTCCATCACTGTTCCCCGAGTAATGGCGCTCTAGTCTACCTTGATTCCATTTTCGCGCCAGGGGTTCGAATCGCCTTGCAGGGCATTCGCAGCACTCCACTGAGCCGCTTCTATAAAGTCAGTAAGTTTCCGTCGCTCACCTGAGGGCATGGCCTATTCGCAAGCAATCCTTTTCTGTTCTTCGGAGCGCCCGGGATTCGTCACAAAATGCACTGCCCATAGACAGAGGCCACGTGCATTGCAGAAGTACATCTCTCCCTGCTCTTCTGCCAGTACATATTCCTCTGGAGGCACCTCCGCGATATCGTAGGAACATATCCGGCGTTTGTGTGCGGGCTGCGTCATTAGAGGGGGCACCTCAAGAAAGGGAAATTTATGTAGTGCGCCGGGAGACCGCGCATGAACCATGCGATGGCCCAAACTGCTACTGGACGTCAAGACGAAACGGCTTGTCATAGGGGGCTACGGGGTACCCTTTCTGTTTCCATGCTTCAAGCCCGCCTGCCAGCATCTTCACTCTCAAGAACCCCATCTTTAGGGCGGTTTCTAACACGATTCCGCTGCTGTCGTCACCTGGACAGGTGCAATAGAGCACGTAGTCTTGATCTTTAGAGAGCATGTCGGGATTTGCGACGATCTCTCTCGGAGAGATTCTCTGTGCGCCTGGAATTATCTCTGTGTGCACAAGGAAGTCGAGAGGCAAGCGCAGATCCACAACCGCGGGCTTCTGGTCTGAGTCGAGCAAGTCATGCAAGGTCTCAGGGGTGATCGTGTGACTGAGCATCTCTCGTCGTCTAGCTCTACGTCGCATCCAAATGATCCCAGAGACCCACGCTAACGAGCCGACTGCAATAAGAGACAGAGGTTCAAACATCGCGATTCCTCCCATGACAAACTTTGCGCAAATGATATTGGATGAACCAGCTCCCAACTCAGATTCATGCTTCTCAGCGCCTTCCGAATTACCGGGTTCCCGACGGTGCCGTATAGAGCTTTGATTGGCGGCTTTCGGTTCGCGCTTCAGCGTGAACATAAGGATGCACCTCAAGAGACTTGCCGGTCTTACGGCTGCCATCCTCCGCCGAGAGCGCGGAAAGACCCTACTGCTGCGCGGGCGGCGCCCTCACGACTGACTGCCAACTCGTCTTTTGCGGCAAGTAGTTGTCGATCTGCGTCTAGTACATCGGTCAGGCCAATGACGCCGGCGTTGTATGATTCCTGCGAGCGGTCACGTACCCTCTGCAGTTGTGCTATCTCCAGGAGCAGCTCCGAACGGCGGTTCTCAGACTGCGCTAGGAGAGTGAATGCGTCTTCAACATCCTCAGCGGCATGAAGTACAGAGCTCCGGTAGCGCAATAGGGCCTCAGCATTGGCTCCGCGGGCTTGCTTGACCTCTGCATCTACCCTGCCGAAATCGAATAATCTCCAACGAAGACCTGCGACGCCGATCGATTGAAACCCTTGCTGCTCAAACAAATGAGCAGGTGCAAGTGCCTCAGAGCCGACGATGCCCGACAGCGAAAGCTTTGGGTAATATTCCGCGAGCGACTGGCCGATTCGGGCATTTGAAGCAGCTACCTCGCGTTCGGCTGCAATGATGTCAGGCCGTCGGCGCAAGAGATCCATAGGGGCGGCAGTATTCGGAATGCTCGGCACCACGGGAATGTCTGCCACCACTTTGAGGTCGGCAGCATAGGTTCCAGGTTGCGCTCCCATCAGGACATCGAGACGATTGAGCTCCGACTCAAGGACTGTATCGAGCAATGGAATCGTTGCCTTTGCACCAGAGAGCAGGGCCTCTGCTTGCGCAAGTTCCCGATCGGACGCAACGCCTGCATCTTTTCGTTGGCGCACGAGATCCACGAGGTGTTGATCGGTCTCGATCTGCTCATGCGCGAAACTCAACCTCGCTTGCGCACCCCTGATCTGCAAGTACGCATCTGCGGCTTCAGCCGCAATTGAAATGCGTGTACCAGTACGCATAGCCTCCGCCGCCTGCGCCTCTGCAGTGGCTGCTTCCGCACCTCTTCTCAAGCTCCCGAAGAGATCGGTCTCCCAACTGGCCGAAATGCCGAGATCATAGTAGTTTTGATCGCGTTGATATCCGGGGATGACAGGGGATATGCGACCGAATGGGCTCTCCAATGATTGTCGAAGGGAAGTAGTCGAAGCGGATAAGCTACCGGCGGGCAGCCTTGCCGCACCCGCCCCTTTTGCGACGGCTCGTGCCTGCTGAACACGGGTCAGCGCTGCCGCCAAATCAAGGTTTTCGGCCAAACTCCGTTGCACTACCTCTGTGAGCTTCGGATCTTGGAATCCGACCCACCATTGATCGAGTGACGGTGCGGGTGGGGCGTCGGTCCTCGCCTCAATCGACGGGGCATTATGGAACGGCTGCAACTGCACAGACGGCGCATGGTAGTTGGGGCCGACCCGGCAGCCACTGATTGCCGCAGTCAGAGTGAGGGCTAACCCCAGCCGGCCCGCAAAACTGACAGCCGCCACGTGCTGGCGGCTGAACTCACTGCTGCGGGGAAACTTGCTTTCGAGTTGACGAGAACGATCGCGGCTATTCATTGTTAGTGAAGAGTATTGGAAATCATCATCCATTGTCAATAAACTGTATGCTGAAGCTGGCCAGATGATTTGGTCAAAACTATGGAAAGCTCTGAATCTGAATCCACTATGAGTCAAAATACTAGCCACCGCTCTTCATTCGAACT includes these proteins:
- a CDS encoding efflux transporter outer membrane subunit; translation: MNSRDRSRQLESKFPRSSEFSRQHVAAVSFAGRLGLALTLTAAISGCRVGPNYHAPSVQLQPFHNAPSIEARTDAPPAPSLDQWWVGFQDPKLTEVVQRSLAENLDLAAALTRVQQARAVAKGAGAARLPAGSLSASTTSLRQSLESPFGRISPVIPGYQRDQNYYDLGISASWETDLFGSLRRGAEAATAEAQAAEAMRTGTRISIAAEAADAYLQIRGAQARLSFAHEQIETDQHLVDLVRQRKDAGVASDRELAQAEALLSGAKATIPLLDTVLESELNRLDVLMGAQPGTYAADLKVVADIPVVPSIPNTAAPMDLLRRRPDIIAAEREVAASNARIGQSLAEYYPKLSLSGIVGSEALAPAHLFEQQGFQSIGVAGLRWRLFDFGRVDAEVKQARGANAEALLRYRSSVLHAAEDVEDAFTLLAQSENRRSELLLEIAQLQRVRDRSQESYNAGVIGLTDVLDADRQLLAAKDELAVSREGAARAAVGSFRALGGGWQP
- a CDS encoding rhodanese-like domain-containing protein — its product is MFEPLSLIAVGSLAWVSGIIWMRRRARRREMLSHTITPETLHDLLDSDQKPAVVDLRLPLDFLVHTEIIPGAQRISPREIVANPDMLSKDQDYVLYCTCPGDDSSGIVLETALKMGFLRVKMLAGGLEAWKQKGYPVAPYDKPFRLDVQ
- a CDS encoding SOS response-associated peptidase — encoded protein: MTKPWAVALTDDRLFSFGGIWDRWKDRASGNVLESFAIVTVDPNEVLEPFHNRCPLILEPKDYDHWLAPAESSHLPIDLVRTYPSESMKAWRVAPLKGDGPQLLEPLTTQPEAMQVTPSLFPE
- a CDS encoding methyltransferase domain-containing protein; this encodes MKKTAAQGVVIVAVPQLFPTPPELADRMVALADIRPGQQVLEPSAGTGRIIDAIRRNAHGYAITAVELNCNMAHRLRTIDCVDDTRQADFLECNGDLGTFDRIVMNPPFSNADDIKHIMHALKMLKPGDRLVAICANGPRQNDKLRPIVEARGGIWEELPSDTFISTGTSVRTVLLMLDA
- a CDS encoding DUF3560 domain-containing protein, which gives rise to MKAAGFIWAPKQDLFVAPMWTHSREDLLIELAGEIEDEDRSLVDRAEERADRFSDYKESRIEDAQRAHDAVHRIADNIPFGQPILVGHHSERHARKDAERIENGMRKTVQMWQTARYWEQRAAGALHHAKYKALPGVRHRRIKGLEADKRKQERNKQEAEMWLKLWTKCANEPDKELQAKVALRIAAMCHLHMPRKEGDREDFQHTPSAYDALQGSFPTLYLPRTLDEVLAVALETYPRVIPTYDRWIDHYTNRIAYEKAMLGETGGLAADRFNFEVGGKVFIGDEWLVILKINKTGDAISSLTTTPRRYFYGSKYKAGIESVKDYQAPKPEETAAVKAASKLPPDVQLSRRRLQTHDDRRMEAKEDVRRSTVYDSRRDRYPRSVPHPLDMGRKLEDRFCLSHRRQAYRPTPEASSVDPSGAHRPRDACNDGARPEGTKPSPDAAHTAPA